A DNA window from Vicinamibacterales bacterium contains the following coding sequences:
- a CDS encoding caspase family protein yields MAEPDDTRAAASSEVRRALLIGIDDYATFPKLDACVSDVQRLRPLLERHADGRPNFVVETLESGGEVLTEARLTQALRQFFATPADVLLLYFAGHGAYDEFEKAGYLVAQDGVKDDYGIGMERLIGYANRAKARHRVIVLDCCHADAVDNSFATGGLVSLADGVVVLAATRDEEEAIEAEAGGVFTTLLAAALDGAAADPVTGAVSVANVHGYIDAALGGGEQSPTFKANVARWCVVRLTEPVVPRETVLRLTSYFERPDDELPLGMEPPAPGDTPDEAAADVQALREAGLIKPVGHEHEYSAALGRGACLTPLGRYYWKRVQEARF; encoded by the coding sequence ATGGCCGAACCAGACGACACGCGCGCCGCCGCCTCGAGCGAGGTCCGCCGGGCCCTGCTCATCGGCATCGACGACTACGCGACCTTCCCGAAGCTGGACGCCTGTGTCAGCGACGTGCAGCGGCTGCGGCCGCTGCTCGAGCGCCACGCCGACGGCCGCCCGAACTTCGTCGTCGAGACGCTGGAGTCCGGGGGCGAGGTCCTCACCGAGGCCCGGCTCACCCAGGCACTGAGGCAGTTCTTCGCGACGCCCGCCGACGTCCTGCTGCTGTACTTCGCCGGGCACGGCGCCTACGACGAGTTCGAGAAGGCCGGCTACCTGGTGGCGCAGGACGGCGTGAAGGACGACTACGGCATCGGGATGGAGCGCCTCATCGGCTACGCGAACCGCGCCAAGGCCCGCCACCGGGTCATCGTCCTCGACTGCTGCCACGCCGACGCCGTGGACAACTCGTTCGCCACCGGCGGCCTCGTCTCGCTGGCAGACGGCGTGGTGGTCCTCGCGGCCACCCGCGACGAGGAAGAGGCCATCGAGGCCGAGGCCGGCGGCGTCTTCACGACGCTCCTCGCGGCCGCCCTGGATGGCGCCGCCGCCGACCCGGTCACGGGCGCCGTGTCGGTCGCCAACGTCCACGGGTACATCGACGCCGCGCTCGGCGGCGGGGAGCAGAGTCCCACCTTCAAGGCGAACGTCGCGAGGTGGTGCGTGGTCCGCCTGACCGAGCCCGTGGTGCCGCGGGAGACCGTGCTTCGGCTGACGTCCTACTTCGAGCGGCCGGACGACGAACTGCCGTTGGGGATGGAGCCGCCGGCGCCCGGTGACACACCCGACGAGGCCGCCGCCGACGTCCAGGCCCTGCGCGAGGCCGGTCTCATCAAGCCGGTCGGCCACGAGCACGAGTACAGCGCGGCGCTCGGGCGCGGCGCCTGCCTGACCCCGCTCGGCCGCTACTACTGGAAGCGCGTGCAGGAAGCGCGGTTCTAG
- a CDS encoding DUF2235 domain-containing protein → MALYAFDGTGNEDRENDSNVLKFFHGFEGGPKNDNPEIPTGSLYLAGVGTGTHTEAEKVLGLAFGHGGHDRIEIALRRLASNVEAGDDTVDVIGFSRGAALALGFANEIARRRPGQQVRFIGLWDVVAQFGLPGRFVNAGIDIDAPANASHIYHAMALDESRALFPLSRVTKRHAPDVRIIEAWFRGVHSDVGGGNGNTGLNWIALHWMYLNARRHGLTIGDGAIAENRAFRVEHPSISAHKVDARIVRSIRTGDFVHESVDLQDASSGHELNNPHVAVGRITDDGNLFL, encoded by the coding sequence ATGGCCCTGTACGCGTTCGACGGCACCGGCAACGAGGACCGCGAGAACGACTCGAACGTCCTCAAGTTCTTCCACGGATTCGAGGGGGGGCCGAAGAACGACAACCCCGAGATCCCGACCGGCTCGCTCTACCTGGCCGGCGTGGGCACGGGCACCCATACCGAGGCCGAGAAGGTGCTGGGCCTCGCCTTCGGACATGGCGGCCACGACCGCATCGAGATCGCCCTCCGGCGCCTGGCCAGCAACGTCGAGGCCGGTGACGACACGGTGGACGTCATCGGCTTCAGCCGCGGGGCGGCCCTGGCCCTCGGGTTCGCGAACGAGATCGCGAGGCGCCGGCCGGGACAGCAGGTCCGCTTCATCGGCCTCTGGGACGTGGTGGCCCAGTTCGGCCTGCCCGGACGGTTCGTGAACGCGGGCATCGACATCGACGCCCCGGCGAACGCCTCGCACATCTATCACGCCATGGCGCTCGACGAGTCGCGGGCGCTCTTCCCGCTCAGCCGCGTCACGAAGCGGCACGCGCCGGACGTCCGGATCATCGAGGCGTGGTTCCGGGGCGTGCACTCGGACGTCGGCGGCGGCAACGGCAACACCGGCCTGAACTGGATCGCCCTCCACTGGATGTACCTGAACGCGCGGCGCCACGGCCTCACGATCGGCGACGGGGCCATCGCCGAGAACCGGGCCTTCCGCGTCGAGCACCCGTCCATCAGCGCGCACAAGGTGGACGCCCGGATCGTGCGGTCGATCCGGACGGGAGACTTCGTGCACGAGAGCGTCGACCTGCAGGACGCGAGCTCGGGCCACGAGCTGAACAACCCGCACGTCGCCGTCGGCCGGATCACCGACGACGGCAATCTGTTCCTGTAA
- a CDS encoding DUF1080 domain-containing protein, giving the protein MRISAWLVLGVLAAAAASSVRMQAQGNWKVLFDGSSMAAFRGYKSDTVPGGWRIEQGTLAKDAPTGDLLTRDEFGDFELELEWRIAEAGNAGIFYRATEEYDHVYWSGPEYQLLDDVKGEDNKTRLTCAGAAYAIYPSPAGHLKPVGQWNTTRIVARGAHVEHWLNGVKLLEYELWSPDWEAKVAASKFGKWPHFGRATRGHLGIQGDHAGALAFRNIRIRELM; this is encoded by the coding sequence ATGCGCATCTCGGCCTGGCTCGTGCTCGGAGTCCTTGCAGCCGCGGCGGCGAGTTCGGTCCGGATGCAGGCGCAAGGAAACTGGAAGGTGCTCTTCGACGGCTCGTCGATGGCGGCCTTCCGCGGCTACAAGAGCGACACGGTGCCGGGCGGCTGGCGCATCGAGCAGGGCACGCTGGCCAAGGACGCGCCGACGGGCGACCTGCTCACGCGCGACGAGTTCGGCGACTTCGAGCTCGAGCTCGAATGGCGGATTGCCGAGGCCGGCAACGCCGGCATCTTCTACCGCGCAACCGAGGAGTACGACCACGTCTACTGGAGCGGGCCCGAGTACCAGCTCCTCGACGACGTGAAGGGCGAGGACAACAAGACTCGCCTCACCTGCGCGGGCGCGGCGTACGCGATCTACCCGTCACCCGCGGGCCACCTGAAACCCGTCGGCCAGTGGAACACCACGCGGATCGTCGCCCGGGGCGCGCACGTGGAGCACTGGCTGAACGGCGTGAAGCTGCTCGAGTACGAGCTCTGGAGCCCGGACTGGGAAGCGAAGGTGGCCGCCAGCAAGTTCGGCAAGTGGCCGCACTTCGGGCGTGCCACGCGGGGCCACCTCGGCATCCAGGGCGATCACGCCGGGGCGCTGGCGTTCCGCAACATCCGCATCCGCGAGCTGATGTAG
- a CDS encoding FtsX-like permease family protein, with amino-acid sequence MPWIPGSIVPSRTRSARTAGGLLLSGLLLALGRLLAAQADPAPPVELPTVLASRQLLAARHLAVGDVVSLSTDPSGASPREFRIIGVYEPMADPIRLNSERYEVRLHLPDLLDLTADGAGDLRADAVSAINVGLVDPAEAAAFARDVAARVPTIAARSSRNTGGGNPFVVLGRFHLAIAILTVTTSAVFLLALMVLLADERREVIGALRLMGFTRARVLAQVLLEGAAIAGAGAAFGVLLAAVTQGAFNGYFQWKYDTALVFVRVTPEIAWQSVAMALPLGIAANLVASWALVRSDTLGLVRR; translated from the coding sequence GTGCCATGGATCCCCGGCTCCATCGTCCCGTCGCGCACCCGGTCCGCCCGGACCGCGGGCGGGCTGCTGCTGTCGGGCCTGCTGCTGGCGCTGGGGCGGCTGCTCGCGGCCCAGGCCGATCCGGCTCCGCCGGTTGAGCTCCCGACAGTCCTGGCCTCACGGCAACTGCTGGCCGCGCGGCACCTCGCCGTGGGCGATGTCGTGTCGCTCTCGACCGACCCCTCGGGCGCGTCGCCGCGGGAGTTCCGGATCATCGGCGTCTACGAGCCGATGGCCGATCCGATCCGCCTGAACAGCGAGCGCTACGAGGTCCGCCTGCACCTGCCGGATCTCCTGGACCTGACCGCGGACGGCGCGGGCGACCTCCGGGCGGACGCCGTCTCGGCCATCAACGTCGGCCTCGTGGACCCCGCCGAGGCCGCGGCGTTCGCGCGCGACGTGGCTGCGCGCGTGCCGACGATCGCGGCGAGATCCAGCCGCAACACCGGCGGGGGCAATCCGTTCGTGGTGCTCGGGCGGTTCCACCTGGCGATCGCGATACTCACCGTGACGACCAGCGCCGTCTTCCTGCTGGCGCTGATGGTGCTCCTGGCCGACGAGCGCCGCGAGGTGATCGGGGCGCTCCGGCTCATGGGATTCACGCGGGCCCGGGTGCTGGCCCAGGTGCTGCTCGAGGGCGCCGCCATCGCGGGTGCCGGCGCCGCGTTCGGCGTGCTCCTGGCGGCCGTCACGCAAGGCGCGTTCAACGGCTACTTCCAGTGGAAGTACGACACGGCCCTCGTGTTCGTGCGCGTCACGCCCGAGATCGCCTGGCAGTCGGTGGCCATGGCGCTCCCGCTCGGGATCGCCGCCAACCTCGTCGCGTCGTGGGCCCTCGTCAGGAGCGACACCCTGGGGCTGGTGCGGCGATGA
- a CDS encoding TIM barrel protein codes for MSTVDGRHDRVSFHQQCARKNDGTMMNRREFSRRAAAAAAWPVLSGRLDAAPVGGVHLGVQTFSFREIARPGSRDAIEVVLQAMKTCGLDECELWSPQIELAAPAPRGADPNAARDAMRRWRAATGAAYYEGVRRRCTAAGVTVYAYNYSFAEHFTDDEITHGFMAARALGAEVITASTTVRMAKRLVPFVEAHRIPVAVHNHSQVHDPNEFATPESFSAALALTPLFRINLDIGHFTAAGYDALAYLTAHHDRITNLHLKDRKARQGGNVPWGSGDTPIVPVLHWLKQQKSPVRAYVEYEYAGTKGAVAEVSACVGYATSALGA; via the coding sequence ATGAGCACCGTCGACGGCCGCCACGACCGCGTGTCATTCCACCAGCAGTGCGCTCGGAAGAACGACGGGACGATGATGAACCGGCGGGAGTTCTCCCGCCGGGCGGCCGCGGCGGCCGCGTGGCCCGTGCTGTCCGGACGACTCGACGCGGCGCCGGTGGGCGGCGTGCACCTGGGCGTGCAGACCTTCAGCTTCAGGGAGATCGCGCGGCCGGGCTCACGCGACGCCATCGAGGTCGTCCTCCAGGCGATGAAGACGTGCGGCCTGGACGAGTGCGAGTTGTGGTCTCCCCAGATCGAACTGGCGGCGCCGGCGCCGCGAGGGGCCGACCCGAATGCCGCGCGGGACGCGATGCGGCGCTGGCGGGCCGCCACGGGGGCGGCGTATTACGAGGGGGTGCGGCGCCGGTGCACGGCCGCGGGCGTGACCGTCTACGCCTACAACTACAGCTTCGCCGAGCACTTCACCGACGACGAGATCACTCACGGCTTCATGGCGGCCCGGGCGCTTGGCGCGGAGGTGATCACGGCCTCGACCACGGTGCGCATGGCCAAGCGGCTCGTGCCGTTCGTCGAGGCGCACCGGATCCCGGTGGCCGTGCACAACCACTCGCAGGTGCACGACCCGAATGAGTTCGCGACGCCCGAGAGCTTCTCGGCGGCCCTGGCGCTCACGCCGCTCTTCCGGATCAACCTCGACATCGGCCATTTCACGGCCGCCGGCTACGACGCCCTCGCCTACCTGACGGCGCACCACGATCGGATCACGAACCTGCACCTCAAGGACCGCAAGGCCCGGCAGGGCGGCAACGTGCCGTGGGGGAGCGGCGACACACCCATCGTGCCGGTGCTGCACTGGCTGAAGCAGCAGAAGTCGCCGGTGCGCGCGTACGTCGAATACGAGTACGCCGGCACGAAGGGCGCGGTCGCCGAGGTCTCGGCGTGCGTGGGCTACGCGACCAGCGCGCTCGGCGCGTGA
- a CDS encoding ABC transporter ATP-binding protein, producing MTATGRPLVEARGLTRVFPMPAGPVTALADVTLAIGAGEYVAVVGPSGCGKSTLLHVLGCVDTPTGGDLLLDGEDVRRLSDAARSRLRLTKIGFVFQRFFLLPMLTALENVELPQAEAGAPKAARRDRARMLLDYVGLASRADHRPSQLSGGEMQRVAIARALANAPRLVLADEPTGELDQATGEGIARIFDRLHADGTAVVVVTHDPSIAARAERVLRLRDGRIDAGSPA from the coding sequence GTGACGGCGACGGGCCGGCCGCTCGTCGAGGCGCGGGGCCTGACGCGCGTCTTCCCGATGCCCGCGGGGCCCGTGACGGCGCTGGCGGACGTGACGCTCGCCATCGGCGCCGGCGAGTACGTGGCCGTGGTCGGGCCGTCGGGATGCGGCAAGTCCACGCTGCTGCACGTGCTCGGCTGCGTGGACACGCCCACCGGGGGCGACCTCCTGCTCGACGGCGAGGACGTCCGCCGGCTCTCGGATGCCGCGCGCAGCCGCCTCCGGCTCACGAAGATCGGCTTCGTGTTCCAGCGCTTCTTCCTCCTGCCGATGCTGACCGCGCTCGAGAACGTGGAGCTGCCGCAGGCGGAGGCCGGCGCGCCGAAGGCGGCGCGGCGCGATCGGGCGCGGATGCTGCTGGACTACGTGGGCCTCGCGTCTCGCGCCGACCACCGGCCCTCGCAGCTCTCGGGCGGCGAGATGCAGCGGGTGGCCATCGCGCGCGCGCTGGCCAACGCCCCTCGACTGGTGCTCGCCGACGAGCCGACGGGCGAACTCGATCAGGCGACGGGCGAGGGCATCGCCAGGATTTTCGACCGCCTCCACGCCGACGGCACGGCCGTGGTCGTGGTCACGCACGACCCGTCCATCGCCGCGCGCGCCGAGCGCGTTCTGCGCCTGCGCGACGGCCGGATCGATGCCGGGAGCCCAGCGTGA
- a CDS encoding SdrD B-like domain-containing protein, with translation MFQDAHTAHPRTEQLLQGPLKHIKTAALAAALVPLASVAAAPAHAQGVASAGVPVSGYVWNDANMNGVQDPGESPLANQFVQFTWAGGSFDTWTGDTGEFFLQLEQGTYQLSVAVPAGWTTSPPDIGDDALDSDGVYDGVSASVVTFTIDGDTPPLDFDFGMFEAAVVTDPGTATPGYWKTHPEAWPVTEITIGGHPYSVQEAVALLSNTGSDKRMTLFDSLTSAKLNVIVGNTNCVSDEIMNADLWMEAAGSLYDPMKKVKASSTAWRLASPWHKTMDDYNNGMLCAPHRD, from the coding sequence ATGTTCCAGGACGCGCACACCGCCCACCCACGTACCGAGCAGCTGCTGCAGGGGCCCCTGAAGCACATCAAGACGGCGGCGCTCGCCGCGGCGCTCGTGCCGCTCGCCTCGGTGGCGGCGGCGCCCGCGCACGCCCAGGGAGTGGCGTCGGCCGGCGTGCCCGTATCCGGCTACGTGTGGAACGACGCCAACATGAACGGCGTGCAGGATCCGGGCGAGAGCCCGCTGGCCAACCAGTTCGTGCAGTTCACGTGGGCCGGCGGGTCGTTCGACACGTGGACGGGCGACACCGGGGAGTTCTTCCTCCAACTCGAGCAGGGCACCTACCAGCTCTCGGTCGCCGTGCCCGCGGGGTGGACCACGTCACCGCCCGACATAGGGGACGACGCCCTGGACAGCGACGGCGTCTACGACGGCGTGTCGGCCAGCGTCGTGACGTTCACCATCGACGGTGACACGCCGCCCCTGGACTTCGACTTCGGGATGTTCGAGGCCGCCGTCGTGACCGACCCGGGCACGGCGACGCCCGGCTACTGGAAGACCCACCCGGAGGCGTGGCCGGTCACCGAGATCACGATCGGTGGACACCCGTACTCCGTGCAGGAGGCGGTGGCGCTCCTGAGCAACACCGGCTCGGACAAGCGCATGACGCTCTTCGACTCGCTGACGTCGGCCAAGCTCAACGTGATCGTCGGCAACACCAACTGCGTCAGTGACGAGATCATGAATGCCGACCTGTGGATGGAAGCTGCCGGCAGCCTCTACGACCCGATGAAAAAGGTGAAGGCGTCGAGCACGGCCTGGCGCCTGGCGTCGCCCTGGCACAAGACCATGGACGACTACAACAACGGCATGCTCTGCGCGCCGCACCGCGACTAG
- a CDS encoding FtsX-like permease family protein, producing MRALAFAWRSIARRRAQSALGILGIAAAGALTFDMLLLSRGLLLSVRDLLDSFGFDVRVMATEGLPQSRQPLERPFETASLLARLPEVAAVVPFRGGDAETAAADPRPIGFSLLGVGASASPRRIWTAVSGGDLPENDDAGDPAMVVNERLARRLAVAPGASVSLRGRCGNGPSILPPVTVRVAGVVSFPFDSEGQLTAASRFGVLDRLCGRASDAADLLMVASNPDAGPDAAVDAIRRARPDLYAFTNDQVIERFDQVGFSYFRQISAALSAVTMSFGVVLIAVLLTVSVNQRLGEIAALRAIGFTRWRAVTDVLWEALLLVSLGGLVSVPLGMALSVWLDRILRSLPGVPLSLHFFVFEPRALWLHGALLAAVGLAASIYPAWLVSRLPIATTLRREFVS from the coding sequence ATGAGGGCCCTGGCCTTCGCCTGGCGATCGATCGCGCGGCGCCGCGCCCAGTCGGCGCTGGGCATCCTCGGGATCGCCGCCGCGGGCGCGCTCACGTTCGACATGCTGCTCCTGTCGCGCGGGCTGCTGCTGTCGGTACGGGACCTCCTCGACTCGTTCGGCTTCGACGTGCGCGTGATGGCCACCGAGGGTCTGCCGCAGTCGCGGCAGCCGCTGGAGCGGCCCTTCGAGACCGCCAGCCTCCTGGCACGGCTCCCCGAGGTGGCGGCCGTGGTGCCGTTTCGCGGCGGTGACGCCGAGACCGCGGCCGCCGACCCCCGGCCCATCGGTTTCAGCCTGCTCGGTGTGGGCGCAAGCGCGAGCCCGCGGCGGATCTGGACCGCCGTGAGCGGCGGCGATCTGCCGGAGAACGACGATGCCGGCGATCCCGCCATGGTCGTGAACGAACGGCTCGCCCGGCGGCTGGCCGTCGCTCCCGGGGCGTCGGTCTCGCTGCGCGGCCGCTGCGGCAACGGGCCGTCGATCCTCCCGCCCGTCACCGTGCGCGTGGCGGGCGTGGTCTCGTTTCCGTTCGATTCGGAGGGCCAGCTCACGGCGGCCTCGCGCTTCGGCGTCCTCGACCGGCTGTGCGGCCGCGCCTCCGACGCGGCCGACCTGCTGATGGTCGCGTCGAATCCCGATGCGGGCCCGGATGCCGCCGTCGACGCGATCCGCCGCGCGCGACCCGATCTCTACGCCTTCACGAACGACCAGGTGATCGAGCGCTTCGACCAGGTGGGGTTCTCGTACTTCCGACAGATCTCGGCCGCGCTCTCCGCCGTGACCATGTCGTTCGGCGTCGTCCTGATCGCGGTGCTGTTGACGGTGTCGGTCAACCAGCGGCTGGGCGAGATCGCGGCGCTGCGCGCGATCGGCTTCACCCGCTGGCGGGCCGTGACCGACGTGCTGTGGGAAGCGCTGCTCCTGGTGAGCCTGGGCGGCCTCGTGTCGGTCCCGCTGGGAATGGCGCTGTCGGTGTGGCTGGACCGCATCCTGCGGTCCCTCCCAGGCGTGCCTCTGTCACTCCACTTCTTCGTGTTCGAGCCGCGGGCGTTGTGGCTGCACGGCGCGCTGCTCGCGGCCGTCGGCCTGGCGGCTTCCATCTACCCGGCATGGCTCGTGAGCCGGCTGCCGATTGCCACCACCCTCCGCCGGGAGTTCGTATCGTGA
- a CDS encoding ankyrin repeat domain-containing protein: MSPTPRSDRPNLEHLKKDAKRLLADALIGDTTALRRFTVLPAFAGLSPAALQTRELALHDAQSVVAREHGVPSWKALRDEVETGGLSPEAAAEAFVQSATDGGLERARRLLERHPDLAAVSWHAALVVGDAPAARRHLDADPSLATRAGGPRDWAPLLYVCHTCLHRDAPDRAAGLVAIARDLLAAGADPDAEYHWNWHPELPRTALWGAVCAVGHLPLAEVLLEAGADPTDGVTAHIAGGGGDLAALDLLLAHGLRVDGMAGGVPPLAYLMTWSDNPDGARWLLDHGADPNLPWGELSDTPMHLAAQRWDVAMAEALAARGADVRARRADGATPHTLAALHGNTAVADWLLANGAIDDRSPLECFVTACARGDGHAADLLLLDDPALARALGPRHHRLLDRPAERGDAAVLETMLARGFDPAPGDKDGVTPLHRAAMGGHAEAVHVLLAHGAPIDALDGMFAATPLVWAVEGRSHAPDGQGHVDAARVLIAAGSPVDWTPPAGAPDVEKTLEGLAAIRRDAARTSG, translated from the coding sequence ATGTCGCCGACGCCGCGTTCCGATCGCCCCAACCTCGAACACCTGAAGAAAGACGCCAAGCGCCTGCTCGCCGACGCGCTCATCGGCGACACCACCGCGCTTCGGCGCTTCACCGTCCTTCCGGCGTTCGCCGGCCTGTCGCCGGCCGCCCTGCAGACGCGCGAGCTGGCGCTGCACGACGCGCAGTCGGTCGTGGCCCGCGAGCATGGCGTCCCGTCCTGGAAGGCGCTGCGCGACGAGGTCGAGACCGGCGGGCTGAGCCCCGAGGCCGCAGCCGAGGCGTTCGTCCAGTCCGCGACCGACGGCGGTCTGGAACGGGCGCGGCGACTGCTCGAGCGCCATCCCGATCTCGCCGCGGTGTCGTGGCACGCGGCGCTCGTGGTGGGGGATGCGCCCGCCGCGCGCCGCCATCTCGACGCCGACCCGTCGCTCGCCACGCGCGCCGGAGGACCGCGCGACTGGGCGCCCCTGCTCTACGTGTGCCATACCTGCCTGCACCGCGACGCGCCGGACCGCGCGGCCGGTCTCGTCGCCATCGCCCGCGACCTGCTGGCCGCCGGCGCCGATCCCGACGCCGAGTACCACTGGAACTGGCACCCGGAACTCCCGCGCACGGCGCTCTGGGGCGCGGTGTGCGCGGTGGGCCACCTGCCGCTGGCCGAAGTGCTGCTCGAGGCGGGGGCCGATCCCACCGACGGTGTCACGGCCCACATCGCAGGCGGCGGCGGCGACCTGGCGGCCCTGGACCTGCTCCTGGCGCACGGGCTGCGCGTGGACGGCATGGCCGGCGGCGTGCCGCCGCTGGCGTACCTGATGACGTGGAGCGACAACCCCGACGGCGCCCGCTGGCTCCTCGACCACGGCGCCGACCCCAACCTGCCGTGGGGCGAGCTGTCCGATACGCCCATGCACCTGGCGGCCCAGCGCTGGGACGTGGCGATGGCGGAGGCACTCGCGGCCAGGGGCGCCGACGTCCGCGCCCGCCGCGCCGACGGCGCGACGCCGCACACGCTGGCCGCCCTGCACGGCAACACCGCGGTGGCCGACTGGCTGCTGGCCAATGGCGCCATCGACGATCGCTCGCCGCTGGAGTGCTTCGTGACCGCCTGCGCCCGTGGGGACGGCCATGCGGCGGACCTCCTGCTGCTCGACGATCCGGCTCTGGCCCGCGCCCTGGGGCCGCGGCACCACCGGCTGCTCGATCGCCCCGCCGAGCGCGGCGACGCCGCCGTGCTCGAGACCATGCTGGCGCGAGGTTTCGATCCGGCACCGGGTGACAAGGACGGCGTGACGCCGCTGCATCGCGCGGCGATGGGCGGCCACGCCGAGGCCGTGCACGTCCTGCTCGCCCATGGCGCGCCGATCGACGCCCTCGACGGGATGTTCGCGGCGACGCCCCTCGTCTGGGCGGTGGAGGGCCGCAGTCACGCGCCGGATGGCCAGGGGCACGTCGACGCCGCGCGCGTGCTCATCGCGGCCGGGTCGCCCGTGGACTGGACCCCGCCCGCGGGTGCGCCGGATGTCGAGAAGACGCTCGAAGGCCTGGCGGCCATCCGCCGCGACGCGGCCAGGACGTCAGGCTGA
- a CDS encoding glycosyltransferase, translating into MRVLLANNHCISDPTAGVTQSLRTIVEWLHAAGHECRVLTTARFEARVAFTLDEHLRSVGAASPAGALSRRDRGGRLASVEYSVGGVPVTLLVTRHNDEARPDRAESRGYAQAFAQLLDEFRPDQLIACNAHPMVVEAMAAARRRGVTTAYAVRGFGYDSPAFFEHVDHVFTCSQFLTDHLRARAGIESTPLEPPIDWSTVVAPEDARAFVTFVHPAPHKGLYLFARLADMLGSRRPDIPVLVVQSGHTAGALNAIPGLDFGRYPQIMAAPAVPTPAEYFALTRVLLVPSVWEEPFGRVAAEAMINGVPAIVGDRGSLPHVVGGDEAAGGGGLVRPIPAWMRYDTTALPDAPEVAPWFDAVCALWDDAARYAAVAARARALADARYGEAVSRQRHLDYFTALEPRPGSLERR; encoded by the coding sequence GTGCGTGTGCTGCTCGCGAACAATCACTGCATCAGCGACCCGACGGCGGGCGTGACGCAGAGCCTGCGCACCATCGTCGAGTGGCTGCACGCGGCCGGGCACGAGTGCCGCGTGCTCACGACCGCGAGATTCGAAGCGCGGGTCGCCTTCACGCTCGACGAGCACCTCCGCTCGGTTGGCGCCGCCTCGCCGGCCGGCGCGCTCTCGCGGCGGGACCGAGGCGGCAGGCTCGCCAGCGTCGAGTACTCCGTCGGGGGCGTGCCGGTGACCCTGCTCGTGACGCGCCACAACGACGAGGCGCGACCCGACCGCGCGGAGTCGCGCGGGTACGCGCAGGCGTTCGCGCAGCTGCTGGACGAGTTCCGGCCAGATCAGCTCATCGCCTGCAACGCCCATCCGATGGTCGTCGAGGCCATGGCCGCGGCCCGCCGGCGCGGGGTGACGACGGCCTACGCCGTCCGCGGTTTCGGCTACGACTCGCCGGCCTTCTTCGAACACGTGGATCACGTCTTCACGTGCAGCCAGTTCCTCACCGATCACCTGCGCGCCCGCGCGGGCATCGAGAGCACGCCGCTCGAGCCGCCCATCGACTGGTCCACCGTCGTCGCGCCCGAGGACGCCCGGGCGTTCGTCACCTTCGTGCACCCGGCCCCGCACAAGGGCCTGTATCTGTTCGCACGCCTCGCGGACATGCTCGGGTCGCGGCGTCCGGACATCCCGGTGCTCGTGGTCCAGTCGGGCCACACCGCCGGCGCGCTCAACGCGATTCCAGGCCTCGACTTCGGCCGCTATCCGCAGATCATGGCCGCCCCGGCGGTGCCCACGCCGGCGGAATACTTCGCGCTCACGCGCGTGCTGCTCGTGCCGTCCGTCTGGGAAGAGCCTTTCGGCCGCGTGGCCGCCGAGGCCATGATCAACGGCGTGCCGGCCATCGTCGGCGATCGCGGGTCGCTGCCGCACGTCGTCGGCGGCGACGAGGCCGCGGGCGGCGGCGGACTCGTGCGTCCCATTCCCGCGTGGATGCGCTACGACACGACGGCCCTGCCCGACGCACCGGAGGTGGCGCCCTGGTTCGACGCGGTGTGCGCGCTCTGGGACGATGCCGCCCGGTACGCGGCGGTCGCCGCCCGCGCCCGGGCGCTCGCCGACGCGCGGTACGGCGAGGCGGTGTCCCGCCAGCGGCATCTCGACTACTTCACCGCGCTCGAGCCGCGGCCCGGCTCCCTCGAAAGGCGCTGA